In Tachysurus vachellii isolate PV-2020 chromosome 3, HZAU_Pvac_v1, whole genome shotgun sequence, one genomic interval encodes:
- the olfml2ba gene encoding olfactomedin-like 2Ba isoform X1: METVGFWFVLLLAHASASTNAPGLQQEETEHNTTLEAELDDKVNVLIELLADYEKERGADCGCKCVVRTPGRSAHPLNTVQNAASRHGCQCACAATPQPAQQPCEETLGEKKLHQDTREKYKLMEVMDLLENTFSKANLVNLLKLSALTSELLERVANIERVLFQNQNTEKTTVERVPLEPEISAVPPISTTTPWPENRKKQNGKSSEAAAFQHSESKYDEKFVGGLLKLSGPGPEDVKALQELEHHGRQQNPKMIVRGITYYKSAPMDEAEADENMGEDEIHSGDGSVDLFTEEELLPLIAPSFRTVTRPRPVSAKPEPPAQNSTITQSLPKPKLEESDSSLSIKRKMINNSGPALTKIFHWPTTHTTPQTLPGKLEEREEMTSPQMNMLNMESTSSIIKMNSNSASSEITKTIMPSTVDVVTNQSEFTMKTLTKKSYNTGTISKENFSHVNNQNTHSSMKPSPTTQTPIITESYFTTITDDVSHMKTSFGMTATTPDSGNTGATIILTTSNVTEGELDSSTTTSMALNRPVNSTTTSINSGKSNEHNTHSIRLFKKQQDPKQKIIKTVENEEVEKNHQRQPVSVVSFTGECKDTLATIAEPIAHNTYGRNEGSWMKDPMANDNKIYVANYYYGNNLLEFQNMEVFKQGRFTNFYKLPYSWLGTGHAVYDGAFFFNRAFSRDIIKYDLRRRRVAAWTMLHDAALESDEVSSWRWRGHSDVELAIDESGLWVIYAALDDEGFLQEVMVLSRLNPVDLTTQRETTWRTGLRRERYGNCFIVCGVLYATEHAGEQQENNLFYAFDTHTNTQMTPRLPFGNNSTYIAQIDYNPKERALYAWNSGHQITYDVVFAYV, encoded by the exons AGAACCCCGGGCAGGAGCGCGCACCCTTTGAACACGGTGCAGAACGCTGCGTCTCGCCACGGCTGCCAGTGCGCATGCGCAGCAACTCCTCAGCCAGCGCAGCAGCCCTGCGAGGAAACCTTGGGAGAAAAGAAGCTGCATCAAGATACCAGAGAAAAATACAAG CTCATGGAAGTAATGGACTTGCTAGAAAACACTTTCTCGAAAGCAAATCTGGTGAATTTGCTTAAGCTGAGTGCGCTCACTTCCGAACTGCTGGAGAGGGTGGCCAACATTGAGAGG GTATTATTTCAAAACCAGAATACTGAGAAGACCACGGTAGAGAGAGTGCCACTAGAACCAGAAATAAGCGCAGTCCCACCCATATCCACAACCACACCATGGCCggagaacagaaagaaacagaacgGGAAAAGTAGCGAAGCTGCAGCTTTTCAGCATTCAGAG AGTAAGTATGATGAGAAGTTTGTGGGAGGCCTGTTAAAACTGAGTGGGCCTGGACCAGAAGATGTTAAAGCATTGCAGGAACTAGAGCATCATGGAAGGCAGCAGAACCCAAAGATGATTGTTAGGGGCATCACATACTACAAGTCTGCCCCGATGGATGAGGCAGAGGCAGACGAGAACA TGGGTGAAGATGAAATCCACAGTGGTGATGGCTCTGTAGATCTGTTTACAGAGGAAGAACTTCTTCCTCTCATTGCTCCTTCATTTAGAACTGTCACCAGACCACGGCCAGTTTCAGCTAAACCCGAGCCTCCAGCTCAGAATAGTACAATAACACAAAGCTTGCCCAAGCCTAAGCTGGAAGAATCTGACTCTTCTCTGTCTatcaagaggaaaatgattaataattcaGGGCCTGCACTGACAAAAATCTTTCACTGgcctacaacacacaccacacctcaaACACTCCCTGGAAAAttggaagaaagagaagagatgacCTCTCCTCAGATGAACATGCTGAACATGGAGTCAACTTCAAGTATCATAAAGATGAATTCTAATTCAGCTTCTTCAGAAATTACCAAAACCATCATGCCAAGCACAGTGGATGTTGTCACTAATCAGTCAGAGTTCACAATGAAAACCCTAACTAAAAAATCTTACAACACTGGAACAATTTCCAAGGAGAATTTCAGTCATGTCAATAATCAAAACACACATTCAAGTATGAAACCATCACCAACCACACAAACTCCTATTATTACAGAATCTTATTTCACCACAATCACAGACGATGTAAGCCACATGAAGACCAGTTTTGGGATGACAGCTACTACTCCAGACTCTGGCAATACAGGAGCAACTATTATTCTGACTACATCAAATGTAACTGAGGGTGAACTTGATTCCAGCACAACTACATCAATGGCCTTAAATAGACCGGTCAATAGTACCACTACATCTATTAACAGTGGCAAAAGTAacgaacacaacacacacagcatacgtttgtttaaaaaacagcaAGACCCAAAACAAAAGATCATTAAAACTGTAGAGAATGAGGAGGTTGAGAAGAATCATCAAAGGCAGCCAG TTTCTGTTGTTTCCTTTACAGGGGAATGCAAGGACACACTGGCTACGATTGCAGAACCCATAGCGCACAACACATATGGCCGTAATGAAGGCTCCTGGATGAAAGACCCAATGGCAAATGACAACAAGATCTATGttgctaattattattatgggaaCAACCTGCTTGAGTTTCAGAACATGGAGGTGTTTAAACAAG GTCGTTTCACCAACTTCTATAAGCTGCCATATAGCTGGCTGGGCACCGGCCATGCAGTATATGATGGTGCCTTCTTCTTTAACCGTGCTTTCTCACGCGACATAATTAAGTATGACCTCCGGCGGCGACGTGTGGCTGCCTGGACCATGTTGCATGATGCTGCACTGGAGAGTGATGAGGTTTCATCATGGAGATGGAGAGGCCATTCAGATGTGGAGCTGGCCATAGATGAAAGTGGTCTGTGGGTGATCTACGCTGCACTGGATGACGAGGGCTTCCTACAGGAGGTAATGGTGCTGAGCCGTCTGAACCCAGTTGACCTGaccacacagagagaaaccacATGGAGGACAGGACTCAGGCGTGAACGCTATGGCAACTGTTTTATCGTGTGTGGTGTCCTGTATGCTACTGAACACGCTGGAGAACAGCAGGAGAACAATCTGTTCTATGCCTTTGATACACATACCAATACACAAATGACCCCTCGGCTCCCTTTCGGCAATAACTCCACTTATATTGCTCAGATTGACTATAACCCCAAAGAAAGGGCACTGTACGCCTGGAACAGCGGTCACCAGATCACctatgatgttgtgtttgcatATGTTTAG
- the olfml2ba gene encoding olfactomedin-like 2Ba isoform X2, protein METVGFWFVLLLAHASASTNAPGLQQEETEHNTTLEAELDDKVNVLIELLADYEKERGADCGCKCVVRTPGRSAHPLNTVQNAASRHGCQCACAATPQPAQQPCEETLGEKKLHQDTREKYKLMEVMDLLENTFSKANLVNLLKLSALTSELLERVANIERVLFQNQNTEKTTVERVPLEPEISAVPPISTTTPWPENRKKQNGKSSEAAAFQHSESKYDEKFVGGLLKLSGPGPEDVKALQELEHHGRQQNPKMIVRGITYYKSAPMDEAEADENMGEDEIHSGDGSVDLFTEEELLPLIAPSFRTVTRPRPVSAKPEPPAQNSTITQSLPKPKLEESDSSLSIKRKMINNSGPALTKIFHWPTTHTTPQTLPGKLEEREEMTSPQMNMLNMESTSSIIKMNSNSASSEITKTIMPSTVDVVTNQSEFTMKTLTKKSYNTGTISKENFSHVNNQNTHSSMKPSPTTQTPIITESYFTTITDDVSHMKTSFGMTATTPDSGNTGATIILTTSNVTEGELDSSTTTSMALNRPVNSTTTSINSGKSNEHNTHSIRLFKKQQDPKQKIIKTVENEEVEKNHQRQPGECKDTLATIAEPIAHNTYGRNEGSWMKDPMANDNKIYVANYYYGNNLLEFQNMEVFKQGRFTNFYKLPYSWLGTGHAVYDGAFFFNRAFSRDIIKYDLRRRRVAAWTMLHDAALESDEVSSWRWRGHSDVELAIDESGLWVIYAALDDEGFLQEVMVLSRLNPVDLTTQRETTWRTGLRRERYGNCFIVCGVLYATEHAGEQQENNLFYAFDTHTNTQMTPRLPFGNNSTYIAQIDYNPKERALYAWNSGHQITYDVVFAYV, encoded by the exons AGAACCCCGGGCAGGAGCGCGCACCCTTTGAACACGGTGCAGAACGCTGCGTCTCGCCACGGCTGCCAGTGCGCATGCGCAGCAACTCCTCAGCCAGCGCAGCAGCCCTGCGAGGAAACCTTGGGAGAAAAGAAGCTGCATCAAGATACCAGAGAAAAATACAAG CTCATGGAAGTAATGGACTTGCTAGAAAACACTTTCTCGAAAGCAAATCTGGTGAATTTGCTTAAGCTGAGTGCGCTCACTTCCGAACTGCTGGAGAGGGTGGCCAACATTGAGAGG GTATTATTTCAAAACCAGAATACTGAGAAGACCACGGTAGAGAGAGTGCCACTAGAACCAGAAATAAGCGCAGTCCCACCCATATCCACAACCACACCATGGCCggagaacagaaagaaacagaacgGGAAAAGTAGCGAAGCTGCAGCTTTTCAGCATTCAGAG AGTAAGTATGATGAGAAGTTTGTGGGAGGCCTGTTAAAACTGAGTGGGCCTGGACCAGAAGATGTTAAAGCATTGCAGGAACTAGAGCATCATGGAAGGCAGCAGAACCCAAAGATGATTGTTAGGGGCATCACATACTACAAGTCTGCCCCGATGGATGAGGCAGAGGCAGACGAGAACA TGGGTGAAGATGAAATCCACAGTGGTGATGGCTCTGTAGATCTGTTTACAGAGGAAGAACTTCTTCCTCTCATTGCTCCTTCATTTAGAACTGTCACCAGACCACGGCCAGTTTCAGCTAAACCCGAGCCTCCAGCTCAGAATAGTACAATAACACAAAGCTTGCCCAAGCCTAAGCTGGAAGAATCTGACTCTTCTCTGTCTatcaagaggaaaatgattaataattcaGGGCCTGCACTGACAAAAATCTTTCACTGgcctacaacacacaccacacctcaaACACTCCCTGGAAAAttggaagaaagagaagagatgacCTCTCCTCAGATGAACATGCTGAACATGGAGTCAACTTCAAGTATCATAAAGATGAATTCTAATTCAGCTTCTTCAGAAATTACCAAAACCATCATGCCAAGCACAGTGGATGTTGTCACTAATCAGTCAGAGTTCACAATGAAAACCCTAACTAAAAAATCTTACAACACTGGAACAATTTCCAAGGAGAATTTCAGTCATGTCAATAATCAAAACACACATTCAAGTATGAAACCATCACCAACCACACAAACTCCTATTATTACAGAATCTTATTTCACCACAATCACAGACGATGTAAGCCACATGAAGACCAGTTTTGGGATGACAGCTACTACTCCAGACTCTGGCAATACAGGAGCAACTATTATTCTGACTACATCAAATGTAACTGAGGGTGAACTTGATTCCAGCACAACTACATCAATGGCCTTAAATAGACCGGTCAATAGTACCACTACATCTATTAACAGTGGCAAAAGTAacgaacacaacacacacagcatacgtttgtttaaaaaacagcaAGACCCAAAACAAAAGATCATTAAAACTGTAGAGAATGAGGAGGTTGAGAAGAATCATCAAAGGCAGCCAG GGGAATGCAAGGACACACTGGCTACGATTGCAGAACCCATAGCGCACAACACATATGGCCGTAATGAAGGCTCCTGGATGAAAGACCCAATGGCAAATGACAACAAGATCTATGttgctaattattattatgggaaCAACCTGCTTGAGTTTCAGAACATGGAGGTGTTTAAACAAG GTCGTTTCACCAACTTCTATAAGCTGCCATATAGCTGGCTGGGCACCGGCCATGCAGTATATGATGGTGCCTTCTTCTTTAACCGTGCTTTCTCACGCGACATAATTAAGTATGACCTCCGGCGGCGACGTGTGGCTGCCTGGACCATGTTGCATGATGCTGCACTGGAGAGTGATGAGGTTTCATCATGGAGATGGAGAGGCCATTCAGATGTGGAGCTGGCCATAGATGAAAGTGGTCTGTGGGTGATCTACGCTGCACTGGATGACGAGGGCTTCCTACAGGAGGTAATGGTGCTGAGCCGTCTGAACCCAGTTGACCTGaccacacagagagaaaccacATGGAGGACAGGACTCAGGCGTGAACGCTATGGCAACTGTTTTATCGTGTGTGGTGTCCTGTATGCTACTGAACACGCTGGAGAACAGCAGGAGAACAATCTGTTCTATGCCTTTGATACACATACCAATACACAAATGACCCCTCGGCTCCCTTTCGGCAATAACTCCACTTATATTGCTCAGATTGACTATAACCCCAAAGAAAGGGCACTGTACGCCTGGAACAGCGGTCACCAGATCACctatgatgttgtgtttgcatATGTTTAG
- the olfml2ba gene encoding olfactomedin-like 2Ba isoform X3, producing the protein MEVMDLLENTFSKANLVNLLKLSALTSELLERVANIERVLFQNQNTEKTTVERVPLEPEISAVPPISTTTPWPENRKKQNGKSSEAAAFQHSESKYDEKFVGGLLKLSGPGPEDVKALQELEHHGRQQNPKMIVRGITYYKSAPMDEAEADENMGEDEIHSGDGSVDLFTEEELLPLIAPSFRTVTRPRPVSAKPEPPAQNSTITQSLPKPKLEESDSSLSIKRKMINNSGPALTKIFHWPTTHTTPQTLPGKLEEREEMTSPQMNMLNMESTSSIIKMNSNSASSEITKTIMPSTVDVVTNQSEFTMKTLTKKSYNTGTISKENFSHVNNQNTHSSMKPSPTTQTPIITESYFTTITDDVSHMKTSFGMTATTPDSGNTGATIILTTSNVTEGELDSSTTTSMALNRPVNSTTTSINSGKSNEHNTHSIRLFKKQQDPKQKIIKTVENEEVEKNHQRQPVSVVSFTGECKDTLATIAEPIAHNTYGRNEGSWMKDPMANDNKIYVANYYYGNNLLEFQNMEVFKQGRFTNFYKLPYSWLGTGHAVYDGAFFFNRAFSRDIIKYDLRRRRVAAWTMLHDAALESDEVSSWRWRGHSDVELAIDESGLWVIYAALDDEGFLQEVMVLSRLNPVDLTTQRETTWRTGLRRERYGNCFIVCGVLYATEHAGEQQENNLFYAFDTHTNTQMTPRLPFGNNSTYIAQIDYNPKERALYAWNSGHQITYDVVFAYV; encoded by the exons ATGGAAGTAATGGACTTGCTAGAAAACACTTTCTCGAAAGCAAATCTGGTGAATTTGCTTAAGCTGAGTGCGCTCACTTCCGAACTGCTGGAGAGGGTGGCCAACATTGAGAGG GTATTATTTCAAAACCAGAATACTGAGAAGACCACGGTAGAGAGAGTGCCACTAGAACCAGAAATAAGCGCAGTCCCACCCATATCCACAACCACACCATGGCCggagaacagaaagaaacagaacgGGAAAAGTAGCGAAGCTGCAGCTTTTCAGCATTCAGAG AGTAAGTATGATGAGAAGTTTGTGGGAGGCCTGTTAAAACTGAGTGGGCCTGGACCAGAAGATGTTAAAGCATTGCAGGAACTAGAGCATCATGGAAGGCAGCAGAACCCAAAGATGATTGTTAGGGGCATCACATACTACAAGTCTGCCCCGATGGATGAGGCAGAGGCAGACGAGAACA TGGGTGAAGATGAAATCCACAGTGGTGATGGCTCTGTAGATCTGTTTACAGAGGAAGAACTTCTTCCTCTCATTGCTCCTTCATTTAGAACTGTCACCAGACCACGGCCAGTTTCAGCTAAACCCGAGCCTCCAGCTCAGAATAGTACAATAACACAAAGCTTGCCCAAGCCTAAGCTGGAAGAATCTGACTCTTCTCTGTCTatcaagaggaaaatgattaataattcaGGGCCTGCACTGACAAAAATCTTTCACTGgcctacaacacacaccacacctcaaACACTCCCTGGAAAAttggaagaaagagaagagatgacCTCTCCTCAGATGAACATGCTGAACATGGAGTCAACTTCAAGTATCATAAAGATGAATTCTAATTCAGCTTCTTCAGAAATTACCAAAACCATCATGCCAAGCACAGTGGATGTTGTCACTAATCAGTCAGAGTTCACAATGAAAACCCTAACTAAAAAATCTTACAACACTGGAACAATTTCCAAGGAGAATTTCAGTCATGTCAATAATCAAAACACACATTCAAGTATGAAACCATCACCAACCACACAAACTCCTATTATTACAGAATCTTATTTCACCACAATCACAGACGATGTAAGCCACATGAAGACCAGTTTTGGGATGACAGCTACTACTCCAGACTCTGGCAATACAGGAGCAACTATTATTCTGACTACATCAAATGTAACTGAGGGTGAACTTGATTCCAGCACAACTACATCAATGGCCTTAAATAGACCGGTCAATAGTACCACTACATCTATTAACAGTGGCAAAAGTAacgaacacaacacacacagcatacgtttgtttaaaaaacagcaAGACCCAAAACAAAAGATCATTAAAACTGTAGAGAATGAGGAGGTTGAGAAGAATCATCAAAGGCAGCCAG TTTCTGTTGTTTCCTTTACAGGGGAATGCAAGGACACACTGGCTACGATTGCAGAACCCATAGCGCACAACACATATGGCCGTAATGAAGGCTCCTGGATGAAAGACCCAATGGCAAATGACAACAAGATCTATGttgctaattattattatgggaaCAACCTGCTTGAGTTTCAGAACATGGAGGTGTTTAAACAAG GTCGTTTCACCAACTTCTATAAGCTGCCATATAGCTGGCTGGGCACCGGCCATGCAGTATATGATGGTGCCTTCTTCTTTAACCGTGCTTTCTCACGCGACATAATTAAGTATGACCTCCGGCGGCGACGTGTGGCTGCCTGGACCATGTTGCATGATGCTGCACTGGAGAGTGATGAGGTTTCATCATGGAGATGGAGAGGCCATTCAGATGTGGAGCTGGCCATAGATGAAAGTGGTCTGTGGGTGATCTACGCTGCACTGGATGACGAGGGCTTCCTACAGGAGGTAATGGTGCTGAGCCGTCTGAACCCAGTTGACCTGaccacacagagagaaaccacATGGAGGACAGGACTCAGGCGTGAACGCTATGGCAACTGTTTTATCGTGTGTGGTGTCCTGTATGCTACTGAACACGCTGGAGAACAGCAGGAGAACAATCTGTTCTATGCCTTTGATACACATACCAATACACAAATGACCCCTCGGCTCCCTTTCGGCAATAACTCCACTTATATTGCTCAGATTGACTATAACCCCAAAGAAAGGGCACTGTACGCCTGGAACAGCGGTCACCAGATCACctatgatgttgtgtttgcatATGTTTAG